The sequence below is a genomic window from Citricoccus muralis.
TGGCCACCTGGAACACCGTGAAATGGTGGGTGATTCTCGCGGTACTCATCATCGGGGTCTCCACCGCCTACTATTCCACCCCCAACGTGAAGCTGCCCCGCTACCGGCTCGTCACCGCTGGTGGCGCCTTCACCGTGCTGGTGCTGTTCTTCGCCCTGCGCACCGTGGGCTGGCTACTGGACTCGGTCGGCTCTTTCTCGCAGATCCTCACCACCCTGAACGGGGTGATCGTCATCATCCTGATGACCTGGATCGCCACCATGGTGCTCATCGCCGGGGCGGCCTGGGACGCCGAGGTACTGCGCGCCCGCCAGCTCGCCGCCGGACTGCCCGCCTGGGACACCTTGCAGCTGCGCACGGTACACACCCGCGTTCTGAAGAAGCTGGACCGACAGGCCGCCGATGAATACCGCGTGGGCCGGATCATCGCCAGGGCGGCCAACACCGGAGAACCCGTCACCACGGTGAAAACCAGCCGACTCACCGAATCCGGCTCGCTGTTCGCCCTGAATGCGGGCAACCACCGCCTGACCACAGGCACCCCCTACGTGCGCGAAACGTTCCTCTCTCGCCACGCAGAACTCGCCGCGGCCGCCGAAGCCGCAGAAGCCGACAGCGACACGGGGGAATCTGATGCGGAAGAAATGGCCCAAGACCTCCCCGAACGAAAGGACCGTGCATGACCACCGACCCGGCCCCGCACTACTTCCCCGATGAGCGTTCGATGCGCGAGCGCATGGAATCCGGGGACGTCTATTTGGCAGCCAGCGACGAGCTGGGCTCCGCCTCGGCTCGAGCTCAGCGGCTCACCGAAACATACAACGCCACCTCCATCGACGACGGCGCCACCCGCACCGAGCTGTTGCGCGACCTGCTCGGTGAGGTCGGCGAGCAGGTGGAGATCCGCCCACCCTTCAATGTTGACTACGGGCGCTACATTCGTATCGGGGCCCGCACCTTCGCCAATTTCGGGCTGCTGGCTCTCGACGTCGCGCCCATCACCATCGGCGCCGACGTGCAGATCGGTCCGCGCGTGCAACTGGTGACTGCCTCGCACCCAGTGGAGGCCGGACCGCGTCGGGCCAAGTGGGAGTCCGGTGAGCCGATCGTCATCGGCGATAATGTGTGGTTGGGCGCTGGCGTGGTGGTCGGCCCGGGCGTGACCATCGGCGAGAACACGGTGGTCGGTGCCGGGGCTGTAGTCACCCGGGATCTGCCCGCCAATGTGATCGCCGTCGGGGTGCCAGCCCGGCCTATCAAGCCGCTGCCCGCTGATCCGGAGGCCGGATACTCCACGGTGGCTCTCGGTCCGGAGCCGGAGTCCGCCGAGTCGCCGGAAGCAGTAGTCGCGCCGGAGCCCGCAACCACCGGAAACGCCTGGACGCGTGCAGTCACCGCGGACCCGGGGCACTCCCAGCGCTATGCGGAACGCTGGCGGCGACTAGCAGCAGAGGGCTTCGACGTCGACGGCGAGGCCCGGCTGATCGACGCGATGGCCGAGCGCGAATCCCGCATTCTCGATGCCGGTTGCGGCACCGGCCGCACCGGAGGGTACCTGGCCGAGGCGGGGCACAGCGTGGTCGGTGTGGATGTGGATCCGCACCTGGTTGAGGTGGCCCGTACCGATTTCCCCGACGCCACCTGGTTCACCGGCGACCTGGAAAATCTGGAGTCTTCGCTCTCGGATGAGGCCCGCGAAACGCTGGCAGAGCCGTTCGATCTGGCGGTCAGCGCCGGCAACGTATTCGGATTCCTGGCCCCGGCCGGCCGGCGTCCGGCGCTACGCAGCATCCGGGAGCTGCTGGTCGATTCGGGCCGTGTGGTGATCGGCTTCGGCGCCGGTCGCGGCTACACCTTCACCGAGTTTTTCGCCGACGCCGCAGCCGAGGGTTTCACGGTGGACGCCCGGTACTCCACCTGGACGTTGCAGCCCTTCACCGAGGAGTCCGATTTCCTGGTGGCCGTGCTGCGCCGCTGACCCGGACAAGCAGACAACAAGACAGCTAGACAGTCAGCAATAGCACGACGCCGGACCCCTGCAACGGGATCCGGCGTCGTCGTGTGTAGTGCTTGCTACAGAATCGCGAGGCTTACTTGCCCTTGCGCTGAGCTTTCAGGTCCTTGCGGGCCTTACGCAGGGCGTCGACCTGCTCCTCGCGGGCCTGGTTGATGGCGTCCACGCGATCGGCAGCAGCCTCCTGAATGGCCTCCACCTTCTCGCTCTTGGCGTCCGAGATCTTGCGGGCACGCTTGGCGGCGGCTTTGCGCTTACTGGCCTTGCGGTTCACCAGCGAGTCCAGGGTGACAGCCACGCCGGCGCCCAGCATGATGACATCCTTGGCCACCGAGGTGCCCTCCTGCGAGGGACGCACGCCGTCGTCCTCGGTCATCTCCGGGGTGTTGAGGTACATGTTGACCAGGCCTGCGGAGAAGGCGCTCAACGCGGTACCGGCCACCCAGCCTGGAACCACTGGCAGCAGCAGGGCCGCGCCCACGCCGATCTCGCTGTAGGTCAGGAAGCGGCGGAACGTGGCAGCGTCCATGTCCTTGACGGCGGGCAGACCCTTCTCGGCCATCTGGCGCAGACCTTCGGCCTGCTCGTCGGTCAGGTTGCGCTTGTTCAGGCCCGAATTCAGCACGAACGCGCCGGTGGTCAGGCGCAGCGGGATCTGGACGATGCTCATGAGAGTCCTTCCGATGGGATCAGTTTCGACACCACTCTATAGTCACTCCCCCGTCCTCTGTCAGCCCTGGCCGCCCGCACGGGTCCTGTCGTACCCAGAATCCGGCACGCTCACAACGCGAGAATTCCCCGCACCACCGTGACAGCCGCGCCCACGCCCGCCAGCACGACGGCGAGGATCCGAGCCCGCTCGGCCTGCACGTGTCGGGACAGCACGGTGCCGAGCACAATCCCGACGACGACGCCGAGGCCCACCAGCGCGAAAAACCACCACGGCGGTAGCACCTCCACGACCGCCGCGCCGAGCAGCAGCTTGATCGCCACCGAAAACACCCCGAAGAGGAAGAACACCGGCTGCATGGTGGCGGCGAAGGCCCGTTGCGGCCACCGGGACACCTGGGCGAAAATGACCATCGCCGGCATCGCTACTCCGGCCACCGTGTTCAGGAATCCGCCGACGACGCCGGCTGAGAGTGCGGGCACCGGGCCGGTCCACTCGGGCAGCCGCGGCAGGGAGAACGTCATCACCAGGGTCAGCAACACCACCGCACCCACCACGATCTGCAACCACGCGGCAGGCAGCTCGGCCACGAGCGTCGCGCCCACGAGTGCGCCGAGCACCCCGATGGGCGCCAGCTGGCTCAGCCGTTTCCAGTCGATCCCTGCCCACACGGTGGTCATGATCAGCAACGCGGACACAATACTGGTGGCGTTGGTCAGCAGCACCCCGGCCACCGGGCCGAACAGCAGCACCATCACCGGGGTGACCACCAGGCCGACCCCCGCGCCGGAGACGCGCTGCAGGCAGGCGCCCACGAGTCCGGCGGCGACCGCTGCCAGCACCATCCACGTTTCCACGATCGCCACTCTAGCGGGGCGAGGCTTGTCCATCCCCACCGAACTCTGGGTAAGCTGAGAATATGCGCACCACCGCCTGGGCTTCGGCCGGACCGTTGCTGGGTGCGGCCGTGCTGATCCTGACGGCCTGCGGTGACGATTCCTTCGGTGAGGTTCCCTTGTCCGCGAGGTACAAAGCGCACGGGATCGAACCGCCCGAGGATCGGGTGTTCCGGCCAAGCCAGCTCATCGTCGATGACCCGGACGGCGCCGTGGAGTTTCGCCACATCCCTGGCGAGAACGGCGCCGGCGTCGAGATCCACCACCTTCGTTGCGACGACGACGAAGCCCTGGCTGCCAAAACGGAACAGAACGGCATCTACCAGCCCTCCGGCTGGCCCCGGGACTGGGACGGAACCGGAGAGATGCCGGACCCCTACTGCCACCCCGACTATCTAGAAGTCGGCGAGTGGATTCACCTGGAGGCCTTCTCCGCTGCATGGGAAGGACGTGAAACCTCCACGCTCGCCGATATTGGCCAGTCGCAGGAGTCGATCAATCAAGGCCTCTGGGATCAGTCCCGCGCCCGAGCACTCTGGACGCCCTAATCCGGCGGTTCAGCCACGATTCAGCTTTATTCGTCACAATGGAGCAATGCTTCCCTCGATCTCATCGTTGTCTGCTGCGGCGCACGTGCCCCTGACCGCCGTTGCGCCCACAGACCAGGCGGACGTGTCCTACGGGTGGCTCGGCGACGCCGTCGTCGCCGTCATGGAAGCCATCGGGCCCATCGGGGTCGGCCTGGCGGTACTCATCGAGAACATCTTCCCGCCCATCCCCTCGGAGCTGTTCCTGGCCCTGGCCGGCTTCACTGCCGCGTCTGGCGCGTTCACCGTGTGGGAGGCCGTGCTCTGGGCCACGGTTGGTTCGGTGGTGGGCGCGGCCCTGCTCTACGGTTTGGGCGCCTGGTTCGGGCGGCGTCGGCTGTATCGCGCGGCGGATTGGCTGCCGCTGGTGGATATTGACGACGTCGAAAAAACCGAGCGCTGGTTCCTCCGCTTCGGCTACTGGACCGTGTTCGTGGGGCGCATGGTGCCCATTTTCCGCTCGCTGATCTCCATCCCCGCCGGGGTGGAGCGCATGCACATGGGGCTGTTCCTACTGCTGACCACGGTGGGCTCGGGCATCTGGAACACCCTCTTTATCGGTGGTGGCTTCCTGCTGGGCGAAAATTTCCACCTCATCTCCGACTACGCCGACGTGTTCTCCAATGTGATCCTCGGACTGGTCGTGGCCGCGATCGTGGTGTGGATGACGCTACGGGTGCTGCGCAATCGCCGGCGCGCCCAGGATCCGAACTACCAGCCGCCCAGCGCCGACGAGGCCGCCCGCCGCATCGACGCCCTGGTCCAGCACGGCCCCGGCCGCAAGTAGAGTCAATGCGGGCCTGACATGGGCTTCACAGGCCTTGATCCCAGGTCGAGGTGGCCCGGAACACTCTAGAATGCAAGCATGGCCGCAGCACTCACCTCACACCCTGCTTCCGCCCGTCATGCTCGCAGGACTCGGCGCGCTCGATTTTCGTCACGCGCGCTCGGTCTCGGTGCCGCCGGCATCGCCTTCGCGCTGATTCTAAGCTCCTGCGGCACCTCCCTTCCGGATCCCAACGATACTGCTGAAGCCTGGGCCAGTCAGCTGGCCTCGGACGAGCTCACCGAGGTCGACACGGCGGCCCTGGCTGCCAACTCTTCGGACCTGGATGCGCTCGTCGAAGCACTGGCCCAGCTGGAGTCGTACCCGATGACGGTGACCCTGGACGAGGTCGCGGTCGATGAAGAAGCAGAGGGCACGGACGAAGCCGAAGACGCACCGGCGACCGCAACCGCCACCTACACGGTGACCTGGGACCTCAGCGGTGAGACATCCGAGGAATCTGACCAGTCTGAACCCACCGAGAGCGCCGAGGCATCTGATTCCGCAGAGGCCTCCGCGAAATCCACAGACGAGTGGTCCTACACCGCGGAAACCACCCTGGTGTGGAACGAGGAGGCCGAGGCCTGGCAGCCGCGGCTGACCCCGGAATCGCTGGTGCCCGGGCTGGCTGAAGGCGGCGCCGTCGTCGTCGCTGAGACCGCCTCCGAGCGGGGCCGGATTCTCGACGGCGAGGGCGAACCCATCGTAACCAACCGCCCGGTGCAGCGCATCGGCATCGACAAGGCGCGCATCATGGACGCCCTGCAGATCGAGGGCGAACTCACCGAGGCCCAGCAGACCGAGGCCGAGGAGTTGCTCACCGAATCCGCCACCGCGCTGGCGGAAGTACTCGATCTCGACATCGACATCTTCACCGAGCGCACCCTGGACGCCGGACAGCGGGCCTTCGTCGAGTTCATCACTCTGCGTGCCGACGGTTCCACCGGGATTCCGTCCGAGGAGATCAACCAGATCACCGGGGCCCGAACTATTGAAGACACCCAGATGTTGGCTCCGACCCGTAGCTTTGCCCGCTCCGTCCTGGGCACCTTCGGCGAGCCCTCCGCCGAACAGGTGGAGAATTCCGATGGCACGCTAGAAGCCGGCGTGGCCACCGGGCTCTCGGGACTGCAGGCCACCTTCAATGACGAGCTCTCCGGGACCTCCGGGTTGGAAATCAC
It includes:
- a CDS encoding YihY/virulence factor BrkB family protein encodes the protein MSSAPKRRRRRFSRRTYAAPRASVIYVLRRTWMRLIEMQVWDVAGTMTFYAMLSVLPALVSIVSLVSLLGLQSETVEAAAELIHELVPTMEPAAISSAVLALGNTGGGVLGLVVGLLGSLYSASNVLAAFHRAMHRLYDTREGRPLLLFRARVLLETIGVMLVAIAVLLLITVGGEFSERLGTMLGFTTETVATWNTVKWWVILAVLIIGVSTAYYSTPNVKLPRYRLVTAGGAFTVLVLFFALRTVGWLLDSVGSFSQILTTLNGVIVIILMTWIATMVLIAGAAWDAEVLRARQLAAGLPAWDTLQLRTVHTRVLKKLDRQAADEYRVGRIIARAANTGEPVTTVKTSRLTESGSLFALNAGNHRLTTGTPYVRETFLSRHAELAAAAEAAEADSDTGESDAEEMAQDLPERKDRA
- a CDS encoding methyltransferase domain-containing protein encodes the protein MTTDPAPHYFPDERSMRERMESGDVYLAASDELGSASARAQRLTETYNATSIDDGATRTELLRDLLGEVGEQVEIRPPFNVDYGRYIRIGARTFANFGLLALDVAPITIGADVQIGPRVQLVTASHPVEAGPRRAKWESGEPIVIGDNVWLGAGVVVGPGVTIGENTVVGAGAVVTRDLPANVIAVGVPARPIKPLPADPEAGYSTVALGPEPESAESPEAVVAPEPATTGNAWTRAVTADPGHSQRYAERWRRLAAEGFDVDGEARLIDAMAERESRILDAGCGTGRTGGYLAEAGHSVVGVDVDPHLVEVARTDFPDATWFTGDLENLESSLSDEARETLAEPFDLAVSAGNVFGFLAPAGRRPALRSIRELLVDSGRVVIGFGAGRGYTFTEFFADAAAEGFTVDARYSTWTLQPFTEESDFLVAVLRR
- a CDS encoding sulfite exporter TauE/SafE family protein; the encoded protein is METWMVLAAVAAGLVGACLQRVSGAGVGLVVTPVMVLLFGPVAGVLLTNATSIVSALLIMTTVWAGIDWKRLSQLAPIGVLGALVGATLVAELPAAWLQIVVGAVVLLTLVMTFSLPRLPEWTGPVPALSAGVVGGFLNTVAGVAMPAMVIFAQVSRWPQRAFAATMQPVFFLFGVFSVAIKLLLGAAVVEVLPPWWFFALVGLGVVVGIVLGTVLSRHVQAERARILAVVLAGVGAAVTVVRGILAL
- a CDS encoding DedA family protein; this translates as MLPSISSLSAAAHVPLTAVAPTDQADVSYGWLGDAVVAVMEAIGPIGVGLAVLIENIFPPIPSELFLALAGFTAASGAFTVWEAVLWATVGSVVGAALLYGLGAWFGRRRLYRAADWLPLVDIDDVEKTERWFLRFGYWTVFVGRMVPIFRSLISIPAGVERMHMGLFLLLTTVGSGIWNTLFIGGGFLLGENFHLISDYADVFSNVILGLVVAAIVVWMTLRVLRNRRRAQDPNYQPPSADEAARRIDALVQHGPGRK
- a CDS encoding penicillin-binding transpeptidase domain-containing protein, with the translated sequence MAAALTSHPASARHARRTRRARFSSRALGLGAAGIAFALILSSCGTSLPDPNDTAEAWASQLASDELTEVDTAALAANSSDLDALVEALAQLESYPMTVTLDEVAVDEEAEGTDEAEDAPATATATYTVTWDLSGETSEESDQSEPTESAEASDSAEASAKSTDEWSYTAETTLVWNEEAEAWQPRLTPESLVPGLAEGGAVVVAETASERGRILDGEGEPIVTNRPVQRIGIDKARIMDALQIEGELTEAQQTEAEELLTESATALAEVLDLDIDIFTERTLDAGQRAFVEFITLRADGSTGIPSEEINQITGARTIEDTQMLAPTRSFARSVLGTFGEPSAEQVENSDGTLEAGVATGLSGLQATFNDELSGTSGLEITVDNEAVSDDAAASDTAPEHDPVSFTREPIDGASITTTLHQQVQQLAEDTLAESEVPAGLVVVRPSDGHILAAADGPESMSWPVAMSGKYAPGSTYKLITALAMLRNGMTPESTVSCPATINTDGTEIGNFDGYPTQFLGEITLAQAIAQSCNTVFVGQWNDITAQQEYDAAVALGLVADPIVGFDGAFLGSIPDDATGAGHAANLFGQGVTQASPLGMATVSASIAAGSTVSPIVVTDPEVDPTENENLPGNTPLTEEEAAQLRELMAGPVNEGTVPTLQQVPGAPVLAKTGTAQFVSEGETLAHTWITSIHGDLAVALFFNEGFAGSQTNGPVLQEFLTELEEIIPSE